One genomic region from Gammaproteobacteria bacterium encodes:
- a CDS encoding aminomethyltransferase family protein, with protein MNAPLFISPVRVREPGINALPPNTERYRVRGGGSVALNLQAGDELQLVSPEGLQPGEITVFDAGGRSDSALIGARNNGSAETLKQILDSSEPSAIELKEALNRLGISIEEARSCVVFSNYSPAGDSVRFIAAQPATCLVAAPGSDMRADQQDTVTDLVAFVHRHPIGVTETEIRLPDPLADPLEDVRIEARTAFAYEVKAGDFIQIIDVEGRECSDFQCFDSSMLERGVERSLDATATRHVVGAAYPAPGLYAKFYDQNFEPMIEVVQDTCGRHDSFGTACTAKYYEEMGYPGHVNCSDNFSQALQPYGVEARKGWMAINLFFNTSIDNSNQMYFDEPWSRPGDYVLMRALKDMVCVSSACPCDVDPANGWNPTDIHMRIYAGTNSFNKATAFRMTADADKELTQETGFHSRTSEHTRNFTEYAGYWLANSYTNHGALDEYWACREGAVVIDLSPLRKYEVTGPDAELLLQTCVTRDIRRLAVGQVVYTAMCYENGGMIDDGTVFRLGQNNFRWIGGSDESGIWLREQAEALGLQAWVRNSTDQLHNLQVQGPKSRDVLKQIIWTRPDQATLEELEWFRFSIARIGDEQGIPLVVSRTGYTGELGYEVFCHPNDAPEVWDAIWEAGEAYDLTPLGLEALDMLRIEAGLIFAGYEFSDQTDPFEAGIPFTVPLSTKQDDFVGKAALIKRKENPQRVLVGLELTGDELAANGDGVEIGRNQVGEITSAVRSPILGKNVALCRMQLEHAVPGTEVEVGKLDGKQKRLPAKVVGFPFYDPTKSRVRDVPSPE; from the coding sequence ATGAATGCACCCCTGTTTATCTCACCAGTCAGGGTACGCGAGCCGGGAATTAACGCGCTTCCGCCGAATACCGAACGCTACCGGGTACGCGGTGGCGGCAGTGTAGCGTTGAACTTACAGGCCGGCGACGAACTCCAGCTGGTCAGCCCGGAAGGATTGCAACCGGGTGAAATCACCGTGTTCGATGCCGGTGGTCGCAGCGATTCGGCACTTATCGGCGCTCGTAATAATGGAAGCGCCGAGACGCTTAAACAGATCCTGGACAGTTCCGAGCCCAGCGCCATCGAATTAAAGGAGGCGCTGAACAGGCTTGGTATTTCAATCGAGGAAGCCCGCAGCTGCGTCGTATTCAGCAATTACTCTCCTGCTGGCGATTCGGTTCGATTTATCGCCGCTCAACCCGCCACCTGTCTCGTCGCCGCGCCGGGTAGTGACATGCGTGCCGACCAGCAGGACACGGTAACCGACCTGGTGGCATTTGTTCATCGACATCCGATCGGAGTGACTGAAACAGAAATCCGGCTGCCCGATCCATTAGCGGATCCGCTTGAAGATGTGCGCATCGAGGCGCGCACCGCGTTTGCCTACGAGGTTAAGGCTGGCGATTTCATTCAGATCATCGACGTCGAGGGGCGTGAATGTTCCGACTTTCAGTGCTTCGACTCCTCGATGCTGGAGCGAGGTGTCGAGCGCAGCCTCGATGCTACCGCGACCCGCCACGTGGTCGGGGCCGCCTATCCGGCGCCCGGGTTGTATGCCAAGTTCTACGATCAGAATTTTGAGCCAATGATTGAGGTGGTGCAGGATACCTGCGGTCGACACGACAGCTTTGGCACCGCATGTACCGCAAAGTACTACGAAGAAATGGGTTATCCCGGGCACGTCAATTGCTCCGACAATTTCAGTCAGGCACTGCAACCCTACGGGGTAGAGGCACGCAAGGGCTGGATGGCAATCAACCTGTTTTTCAACACCTCAATTGATAACAGCAACCAGATGTACTTCGACGAGCCCTGGTCACGTCCCGGTGACTATGTGCTGATGCGGGCACTCAAGGACATGGTATGCGTATCTTCCGCCTGCCCATGTGATGTCGATCCGGCAAACGGCTGGAATCCGACCGATATTCACATGCGAATTTATGCAGGCACGAATTCATTTAACAAAGCGACGGCATTCAGAATGACAGCAGATGCAGACAAAGAATTGACCCAGGAGACCGGTTTTCACAGCCGTACCTCGGAACACACACGCAATTTTACCGAGTACGCGGGCTACTGGCTGGCAAACAGTTATACCAATCACGGTGCGCTCGACGAATACTGGGCCTGCCGTGAAGGCGCGGTGGTGATCGATTTATCGCCGTTGCGTAAATACGAAGTTACCGGTCCCGATGCCGAGCTGCTATTACAGACCTGCGTCACGCGTGATATCCGCCGCCTTGCGGTCGGCCAGGTGGTTTACACGGCGATGTGTTATGAAAACGGCGGCATGATTGACGATGGCACGGTGTTTCGACTCGGTCAGAATAATTTCCGCTGGATCGGGGGCAGCGATGAAAGCGGTATCTGGTTACGCGAACAGGCCGAGGCACTCGGACTGCAGGCCTGGGTGCGCAACTCGACCGATCAGTTGCATAACCTGCAGGTGCAGGGTCCAAAAAGCCGCGATGTTTTAAAACAGATTATCTGGACGCGACCCGATCAGGCGACGCTGGAAGAACTTGAATGGTTTCGCTTTTCGATCGCGCGCATTGGCGACGAGCAGGGAATTCCGCTCGTGGTTTCGCGCACCGGCTATACCGGTGAACTCGGCTACGAGGTATTTTGCCATCCGAATGATGCGCCCGAGGTTTGGGACGCAATCTGGGAAGCGGGTGAAGCCTACGACCTGACACCGCTCGGGCTTGAAGCCCTGGACATGCTGCGCATCGAAGCCGGGCTGATCTTCGCCGGTTATGAATTCAGCGATCAGACCGACCCGTTCGAAGCCGGAATTCCGTTTACCGTGCCGCTCAGTACCAAGCAGGACGATTTCGTTGGTAAGGCAGCACTGATCAAGCGCAAGGAAAATCCCCAGCGGGTGCTGGTTGGTCTCGAGCTTACCGGTGATGAATTGGCCGCAAATGGGGACGGCGTTGAAATCGGCCGTAACCAGGTCGGTGAAATCACCAGCGCAGTGCGCTCCCCGATACTAGGTAAAAATGTTGCACTGTGCCGAATGCAGTTAGAACACGCCGTCCCCGGCACCGAAGTCGAAGTCGGCAAACTCGACGGCAAGCAGAAGCGCCTGCCGGCAAAGGTTGTCGGATTTCCGTTTTACGATCCGACCAAGTCGAGAGTGCGCGACGTCCCATCACCCGAGTAG